In the Muricauda sp. MAR_2010_75 genome, one interval contains:
- a CDS encoding EboA domain-containing protein, producing MAKTSKDYLSDILKINLSDSEFQWLTSAVEQISKTKSKKDLYITYSLCTSKVQDKPITDFGTLEYEWKSYLETQKASTLDIARIFVLSSVLYAGEEFLKPVQQLIQVADKTELETFLKYLVLLPEPKNFNFAAVEALRTNIATVFNAISQYNPYPSQYFTTAEWNQMYLKAAFMQQDLKKIPEIEKMANKDLARIISDYAHERWAASRAIDPMFWRPVSNFLEGNLIDDIERLFKSEDEREQKAATLVCFHSNADKAKTLLNTYNTHLQKVEEGKLTWKNL from the coding sequence ATGGCCAAAACCTCTAAAGATTATCTCTCCGATATTCTAAAAATAAATTTAAGCGATTCTGAATTCCAATGGTTGACAAGTGCTGTGGAGCAAATCTCGAAAACCAAAAGCAAAAAGGATCTATATATAACCTATAGTCTGTGCACATCCAAAGTCCAGGATAAGCCCATTACAGATTTTGGAACTCTTGAGTACGAATGGAAAAGTTATCTGGAAACACAAAAGGCATCAACCTTGGACATTGCAAGGATTTTTGTTCTTTCTTCGGTACTGTATGCTGGCGAAGAGTTTTTAAAGCCCGTACAGCAACTCATTCAAGTGGCGGACAAAACCGAACTGGAAACGTTCCTAAAATATTTGGTTTTGTTGCCAGAACCTAAGAACTTTAATTTTGCGGCTGTGGAGGCACTACGAACGAATATTGCCACGGTTTTCAATGCCATTTCCCAATATAATCCATACCCATCCCAATATTTTACCACCGCTGAGTGGAACCAAATGTATCTCAAAGCCGCATTTATGCAGCAAGATTTGAAAAAGATACCGGAAATCGAGAAAATGGCCAATAAGGATTTGGCACGAATCATCTCCGACTATGCCCACGAAAGATGGGCAGCTTCCAGAGCAATTGATCCGATGTTCTGGAGACCCGTATCCAATTTTTTGGAAGGTAATCTGATTGATGATATCGAACGTTTGTTCAAAAGTGAAGATGAAAGGGAACAGAAGGCAGCAACTTTGGTATGTTTCCATTCAAACGCAGATAAAGCAAAAACCTTGCTCAATACATACAACACCCATCTGCAAAAAGTAGAGGAGGGTAAACTAACCTGGAAAAATTTATAA
- a CDS encoding pyridoxal-dependent decarboxylase, with the protein MNEVLKRDLDQMGILLEGIKKEGLSFLRDINEIPTSTQPKVPAGNPLNHKGKGAIAAFEEFSERFKPIMVGSPGPRYWGYVTGGSTPAAIMGDWLTSIYDQNPQGIKGNGDISALLELEALDLLLELFDLPKQYTGGFVTGAMMSNFTCLATARQWLGNEQGMDVSKEGLFNCPEIKVLSATPHSSSIKALALLGMGSTNIIQVETMQGNREAIAMDSLEQQIQELNGAPFLLISSAGTVNSGDFDDFEAISALKSKYKFWWHIDAAFGAFVSCSPKYKHLVKGWEDADSITVDGHKWLNVPYENAVFFIKEKHNKLQVETFQNSNAPYLGDIAENFSYLNLLPENSRRLKALPVWFTLKAYGKEGYQSIVENNIQLAKDLGEWIQNHHQLELLSAVNLNIVSFTWKNADHETIDEFLNRLNARGKVFMTPSIYKGRKGIRAALVNWRTSPMDIDIAINEIEATLQSF; encoded by the coding sequence ATGAACGAAGTTTTAAAACGGGATCTCGATCAGATGGGGATTCTTTTGGAAGGTATTAAAAAAGAGGGCCTTTCATTTTTAAGGGATATCAATGAAATTCCAACCTCGACCCAACCCAAAGTACCAGCCGGAAATCCACTCAACCACAAGGGAAAAGGAGCTATTGCAGCTTTTGAAGAGTTCAGCGAACGATTCAAACCCATTATGGTGGGATCGCCCGGACCAAGATATTGGGGCTACGTTACAGGAGGTTCCACTCCCGCTGCCATCATGGGGGATTGGCTTACCAGTATTTATGATCAAAATCCCCAAGGAATAAAAGGGAATGGGGATATCTCCGCATTGTTGGAGTTGGAAGCCCTGGACTTGTTGCTGGAACTGTTTGATCTGCCAAAACAATATACTGGAGGATTTGTAACCGGGGCCATGATGTCCAATTTTACTTGTCTGGCCACGGCAAGGCAATGGTTGGGTAATGAACAAGGTATGGATGTTTCAAAGGAAGGTCTGTTCAACTGTCCTGAGATTAAGGTTTTGAGTGCCACCCCTCATTCATCTTCAATAAAAGCACTGGCATTACTTGGAATGGGAAGTACCAATATTATTCAGGTTGAGACCATGCAAGGAAACCGTGAAGCCATTGCTATGGACTCCTTGGAGCAACAAATCCAAGAACTAAATGGAGCCCCGTTTCTATTGATTTCTAGTGCAGGAACGGTAAATTCAGGAGATTTTGACGATTTTGAGGCTATTTCAGCACTTAAGTCCAAGTACAAATTTTGGTGGCACATTGATGCGGCTTTTGGAGCCTTTGTGAGTTGTTCACCCAAATACAAGCATTTGGTCAAAGGCTGGGAAGATGCGGACAGTATCACAGTTGATGGCCATAAATGGTTGAATGTGCCGTATGAAAACGCCGTCTTTTTTATTAAGGAGAAGCACAACAAGCTTCAGGTAGAGACTTTCCAAAACTCCAATGCGCCCTACTTGGGAGACATCGCTGAGAACTTCAGTTACCTTAATCTCTTGCCCGAAAATTCCCGTAGGCTAAAGGCACTTCCAGTATGGTTCACTTTAAAAGCGTATGGGAAGGAAGGTTACCAAAGCATTGTTGAAAACAATATACAACTGGCCAAGGATTTGGGGGAATGGATTCAAAACCACCATCAACTCGAACTTTTATCGGCGGTAAATCTCAATATTGTGTCCTTCACATGGAAGAACGCGGACCACGAAACCATAGATGAATTTTTAAACAGGTTGAATGCTAGAGGAAAGGTCTTTATGACGCCATCCATCTATAAAGGAAGAAAGGGGATACGGGCCGCACTTGTAAATTGGAGAACAAGCCCAATGGACATAGACATCGCCATAAATGAGATTGAAGCAACTTTGCAATCATTTTAA
- a CDS encoding helix-turn-helix domain-containing protein, translating into MNVKFSEYRPSPALGSYIQAYYTGDFNLYSENNFVQSVVPNGCIELIIHLTHDHCELVKEDTWGRSPEFTLIGLQTKPYEVRFHEPVQIFGVRFNPEGIYHIFGVPPAVFTATFENSTDVLGNEFKDYCSRLRESTSIQQKIQLTEAFLLKNMLDNSKEYDYVRMASETIRKHHGLLSLEELIQKVHISPRQLQREFKKRFGITAKEYMRLSRLNAIQKYMQVPTSLNLTELSYEHGFADQSHFIREFKMLAGTNPRGFLKKRADFLTLPVNLE; encoded by the coding sequence ATGAACGTCAAGTTTTCAGAATACAGACCTTCCCCAGCATTGGGTTCTTATATACAAGCGTATTATACAGGGGATTTTAACCTGTATTCTGAAAACAATTTTGTGCAATCCGTCGTTCCGAATGGTTGTATTGAATTGATCATTCACCTTACCCACGACCATTGCGAGCTGGTCAAGGAAGACACTTGGGGTAGATCTCCGGAGTTTACGTTGATTGGATTGCAGACCAAACCGTATGAGGTTAGGTTCCATGAGCCCGTGCAGATATTTGGAGTGCGGTTCAATCCAGAAGGGATTTACCATATTTTTGGGGTACCTCCAGCAGTTTTCACCGCTACCTTTGAAAATAGTACGGATGTATTGGGTAATGAATTCAAGGATTATTGTTCCCGTTTAAGGGAATCAACAAGTATCCAGCAAAAAATACAATTGACCGAAGCATTTCTGTTGAAGAACATGCTGGATAACTCCAAAGAATATGATTACGTTCGGATGGCATCCGAAACCATACGTAAGCATCATGGTTTGTTAAGTTTGGAAGAACTTATCCAAAAAGTCCATATCAGTCCAAGGCAGTTGCAACGCGAGTTCAAGAAAAGGTTTGGAATTACCGCAAAGGAATATATGCGACTTTCCCGCCTTAATGCCATTCAAAAGTACATGCAGGTACCCACCTCCTTAAACCTAACGGAGCTGTCTTATGAACATGGCTTTGCCGACCAATCCCATTTTATTAGGGAATTCAAAATGTTGGCCGGGACAAACCCCAGAGGATTTTTAAAAAAGAGAGCGGATTTTTTGACCTTGCCAGTGAACCTGGAATAA
- a CDS encoding cupin domain-containing protein — translation MTTVNLTEIELNEFVGKEDKNQHCKATFPLIGAHGSKKLATVYFELEPGDHLGRHTDSAEELLVILDGTVEALVGTEKQKAEKGALVLVPEMVPHDFKNIGATTAKILGVFGGANNIVATFDNEMLPTESNVVDTSLLFS, via the coding sequence ATGACAACAGTAAATCTAACTGAGATTGAGCTGAACGAATTTGTTGGAAAAGAAGACAAGAACCAACATTGCAAAGCAACATTTCCATTGATTGGAGCCCATGGTTCAAAAAAATTGGCCACGGTGTATTTTGAACTGGAACCTGGAGACCATTTGGGAAGGCATACCGATAGTGCAGAGGAACTTTTGGTAATCCTGGATGGAACAGTGGAGGCTTTGGTAGGAACTGAAAAACAAAAAGCTGAAAAAGGGGCATTGGTGCTCGTACCGGAAATGGTTCCCCATGACTTTAAGAATATCGGAGCCACTACAGCCAAAATACTCGGTGTTTTTGGAGGCGCCAATAATATTGTGGCAACATTTGACAATGAAATGCTGCCCACTGAATCGAATGTAGTGGATACTTCATTGCTTTTTAGTTGA
- a CDS encoding DUF3237 family protein — translation MEEILEKTDLELLFEEQVTLTDFVEYGFSLQDVMEGKPIPKSGARFDIYFEGDVLGDKINGKITGVDYLEIRADRRFFLNLYATILTNDGASIQVKETGINDQGTLKLNMEFRTNDERYEWMNHAQVTGLGAVDFNTGKAEVKGYLI, via the coding sequence ATGGAAGAAATACTAGAAAAAACTGATTTGGAACTTTTGTTTGAAGAACAGGTAACCCTTACCGATTTTGTGGAATACGGGTTCAGCTTACAGGACGTAATGGAAGGTAAGCCCATTCCAAAAAGTGGTGCACGTTTCGACATTTATTTTGAAGGGGATGTCCTTGGAGACAAGATCAATGGTAAAATCACTGGAGTCGATTATTTGGAGATAAGGGCCGATAGACGTTTTTTCCTTAATCTGTATGCCACCATCCTAACCAATGACGGAGCAAGTATTCAAGTGAAGGAAACAGGAATCAACGATCAAGGCACTCTAAAATTGAACATGGAATTCCGTACCAACGATGAAAGATATGAGTGGATGAACCATGCACAAGTGACGGGTCTAGGAGCGGTTGATTTTAATACGGGCAAGGCTGAAGTAAAAGGATATTTAATTTAA
- a CDS encoding acyltransferase, translating to MKDSSYIDALTPLRGIAAIWVVVYHYDQLTTFTGLDYLVSPKTTLLLSKGYLFVDFFFLLSGFILAHVYGERFQNGINLKNAWKYLWARFSRLYPLHIFCLLTHIVVAIVLVIGFPNVWEKFGHMYALEGIPVHLVLGQAWGSEYWLTWNVPSWSVSAEWAIYMVSPILFLLFYRGNRIGQWIMGLFSFVILEAIVQWNVKHSLDATFDLGIFRCFAEFSLGIILYNLFQSGIGKRWLGNDISFLGAATGVLLMLHLKVNDVWVIPCFALLILAASHNKGRVRKVMKLSVAQYLGKISYSIYMMQGLWLSLYWMGLDSWLQERSGVVPETWILVLVVTALLFINIVTAAWSYHNIEVPIQEKLRKLSFKRSLHLQ from the coding sequence ATGAAAGACTCGTCATATATAGATGCGTTGACCCCGTTAAGGGGAATTGCTGCCATTTGGGTGGTTGTTTATCACTATGATCAATTAACGACCTTTACGGGATTGGACTATCTAGTGTCCCCCAAAACAACACTATTGTTGTCCAAAGGGTATTTGTTTGTTGACTTCTTTTTTCTTTTGAGCGGTTTCATTTTGGCCCACGTATATGGTGAACGCTTTCAAAATGGAATCAATCTTAAAAATGCTTGGAAATATTTATGGGCTAGGTTTAGTCGTTTATATCCGCTTCATATTTTTTGCCTGCTCACCCATATTGTTGTGGCCATTGTGTTGGTAATTGGATTTCCCAATGTATGGGAAAAATTTGGACACATGTATGCCTTGGAGGGTATCCCGGTACACTTGGTCTTGGGTCAGGCTTGGGGCTCGGAGTATTGGCTAACGTGGAATGTGCCATCCTGGTCGGTTAGCGCGGAATGGGCCATCTATATGGTTTCTCCCATCCTCTTTCTGCTTTTTTACCGGGGCAATCGAATAGGTCAATGGATCATGGGGCTTTTTTCATTTGTAATACTAGAGGCCATTGTGCAATGGAACGTAAAGCACTCATTGGATGCAACCTTTGATTTGGGCATCTTTAGGTGCTTCGCAGAGTTTAGTCTTGGAATTATCCTATACAACCTCTTTCAATCGGGAATAGGGAAAAGATGGTTGGGCAACGACATCTCTTTTCTTGGCGCTGCCACAGGGGTTCTCCTGATGCTGCATCTAAAGGTTAATGATGTGTGGGTGATTCCCTGTTTTGCACTACTGATTTTGGCCGCTTCCCACAACAAAGGAAGAGTTAGAAAAGTAATGAAATTGTCAGTGGCCCAATATTTAGGGAAGATTTCGTATTCCATTTACATGATGCAAGGTCTTTGGCTGAGCTTATATTGGATGGGATTGGATAGCTGGTTGCAGGAAAGATCGGGCGTTGTTCCAGAAACCTGGATTCTTGTTCTTGTTGTAACTGCCCTTTTGTTCATTAATATAGTCACCGCAGCTTGGTCCTATCACAATATAGAGGTTCCTATCCAAGAAAAGCTTAGAAAGTTGAGTTTTAAAAGGTCTTTGCACCTACAATGA
- a CDS encoding Dabb family protein: MKTIVRILLTVLILVSANHAKGQGQIINEKNKPLTKMLLFKWNEEATEGQKSEMVALFTDLVKEVDGFDAFEITKLVYSYRFEASFVLKFNSEEAEKRYRAHPKHQQLASLGPKLVKDFQEIQY; this comes from the coding sequence ATGAAAACAATTGTAAGAATTCTATTGACTGTGTTGATTCTTGTTAGCGCAAACCATGCAAAGGGACAAGGGCAAATTATAAATGAAAAGAACAAGCCTTTGACCAAGATGCTGCTCTTTAAATGGAACGAAGAAGCCACGGAAGGGCAAAAATCCGAAATGGTTGCCCTATTTACAGATTTGGTAAAAGAGGTGGATGGTTTTGACGCCTTTGAAATAACAAAGCTTGTTTATTCCTATAGATTTGAAGCTTCCTTTGTTTTGAAGTTCAACTCTGAAGAGGCGGAAAAACGGTATAGGGCGCATCCCAAGCACCAGCAATTGGCCAGTTTGGGCCCCAAGCTTGTCAAGGATTTTCAAGAAATACAGTATTAG
- a CDS encoding Gfo/Idh/MocA family protein — protein MSKKINVAIIGLGFGAEFIPIYQKHPNAEMYAICQRNEEKMNAIGDEFGIEVRYTDYDELLKDPNIDAVHINTPIPNHGEQSIKALKAGKHVACTVPMATTVEECKQIVELVKETGLTYMMMETVVYAREFLFMKELYDKGELGKIQYLKASHQQDMDGWPNYWPGLPPMHYATHCVGPVLALTKGEAEYVSCFGSGTIREELIPIYNSPFAVESTHIKFRNSDLSAHVYRSLFDVARQYRESFEVYGSKKSVEWPLIEGHPLVVHTAKKPEPEIPEEVESPDYARYLPEEIQRFTTKGVYDTDDNQHLSFTQGAGHGGSHPHLVHEFVNALIKGEEPYPNAKQSANITCVGILAHESALEGGKQISLPDFTLSDK, from the coding sequence ATGAGTAAAAAAATTAATGTGGCCATTATAGGTCTTGGTTTCGGAGCAGAATTCATTCCAATCTATCAAAAGCACCCAAACGCGGAAATGTATGCCATTTGTCAGCGTAACGAGGAGAAAATGAACGCTATTGGTGACGAATTTGGAATTGAGGTACGTTACACAGATTATGATGAACTCTTAAAAGACCCAAATATTGATGCGGTTCATATCAACACCCCCATTCCCAATCACGGGGAACAATCCATTAAGGCTTTAAAAGCAGGGAAGCATGTAGCATGTACCGTACCTATGGCAACAACCGTAGAAGAATGCAAACAAATTGTGGAATTGGTCAAGGAAACGGGTTTGACCTATATGATGATGGAAACTGTGGTGTATGCACGGGAGTTTTTGTTCATGAAAGAGTTGTATGACAAAGGAGAACTGGGAAAAATTCAATATTTAAAAGCCAGTCACCAACAAGATATGGACGGATGGCCCAATTATTGGCCGGGACTGCCTCCAATGCATTATGCGACCCACTGCGTGGGACCCGTGTTGGCATTGACAAAAGGTGAGGCCGAATATGTATCTTGTTTTGGTTCGGGAACTATTCGAGAAGAACTTATCCCTATTTACAATTCTCCATTTGCGGTAGAAAGTACCCATATAAAATTCAGAAATTCAGATTTGAGCGCGCATGTGTACCGTTCACTTTTTGATGTGGCACGTCAGTACCGTGAAAGTTTTGAAGTATATGGCTCCAAAAAATCAGTGGAATGGCCCCTAATAGAAGGGCATCCTCTGGTGGTGCATACGGCTAAAAAGCCGGAACCCGAAATACCTGAAGAAGTGGAATCACCAGATTACGCCAGGTATTTGCCGGAAGAAATCCAACGTTTTACCACCAAAGGGGTTTACGATACGGACGATAATCAACACTTATCCTTTACGCAAGGTGCCGGTCATGGAGGTTCACATCCGCATTTGGTGCATGAGTTCGTTAATGCACTAATAAAAGGGGAAGAACCGTATCCAAACGCTAAACAATCTGCCAATATCACCTGTGTGGGTATTTTGGCGCACGAGTCGGCCCTGGAGGGGGGTAAGCAAATTAGTTTACCGGACTTCACCTTAAGTGACAAATAG
- a CDS encoding sugar phosphate isomerase/epimerase has translation MTLKNIKFGASTWLWASPFTTETIEALFPKISKLGFDVVEIAVEDPTLIDVQKVKEGLDKYGLDVTICGAFGSSRDLTNESVEVQKNGLSYIEACLDICEELGVSFFAGPMYSAVGKARMLPPEQRKAEWDLAVKNLRNVCEMAENRGLKIALEPLNRFESDLVNTTDDALRMVKDINHSSAKVMIDSFHMSIEERDVESAIKAAGDKLIHVQVSENYRGAPGSGQTPWDAYKRGLEAIGYEGVVSIESFTTQNVELAGAVCFWTPKADTQDDFAKDGLQFLKKWASN, from the coding sequence ATGACTTTAAAAAATATAAAGTTTGGTGCAAGTACGTGGTTATGGGCCTCCCCTTTTACAACGGAAACCATCGAAGCACTTTTTCCAAAAATTTCCAAATTAGGATTTGATGTCGTAGAAATTGCAGTTGAAGATCCTACGTTGATAGATGTACAAAAAGTAAAGGAGGGTTTAGACAAATATGGACTTGATGTAACCATTTGCGGTGCCTTTGGAAGCTCCCGCGATTTGACCAATGAATCCGTGGAAGTTCAAAAAAATGGACTTTCTTATATTGAAGCGTGTCTGGATATCTGTGAGGAATTGGGTGTTTCCTTTTTTGCGGGACCTATGTACTCCGCTGTTGGAAAGGCAAGAATGTTGCCCCCTGAACAACGAAAGGCGGAATGGGATTTGGCTGTGAAAAACTTGCGAAACGTTTGTGAGATGGCTGAAAATAGAGGGTTAAAAATCGCTTTGGAGCCATTAAACAGGTTCGAATCAGATTTGGTGAACACCACGGATGATGCCCTTCGAATGGTAAAGGACATCAATCATTCGTCAGCTAAAGTAATGATTGACAGCTTTCACATGAGTATTGAAGAGCGCGATGTGGAAAGTGCCATCAAGGCAGCTGGCGATAAATTGATTCACGTTCAGGTATCCGAAAATTACAGAGGAGCTCCTGGAAGTGGTCAAACCCCATGGGATGCCTATAAAAGAGGACTTGAAGCCATTGGCTATGAAGGTGTGGTTTCCATTGAAAGTTTTACCACCCAAAATGTGGAGTTGGCGGGAGCGGTTTGTTTTTGGACTCCCAAGGCAGATACGCAGGACGATTTCGCCAAAGACGGACTTCAATTTTTAAAAAAATGGGCTTCAAACTAA
- a CDS encoding sugar MFS transporter encodes MNNQTASAPDRLLFLTCFVALVTTAFGFILRAIVLPQWGIDFNLTQTQLGEISGVGLWPFAISIVLFSLVVDKIGYKTSLGFAFVCHVASVILTVTATGYSSLYLATFIGAIGNGVVEAVVNPVVATMFAKEKTKWLNMLHAGWPGGLVLGGVFALIMGAEMDWEYKIALTLIPTLIYGVMMLRRKFPVNERVQAGVSYKEMLQEVGAAGALIIVSIVVFQLGEVFGWTLWLNVIIILLITVLFGLYTRSFGQPLFVILLLIMIPLAVTELGTDSWITDLMTPAMTKIGLQAGWVLVYTSAIMFVLRLFAGPIIHKVSPLGLLAICSLVAAVGLFFLSQSVGVMILVAATIYGFGKAFFWPTMLGVVAERFPKGGALTLNIIGGLGMIAAGVIGAGIIGFIQDSSIEKGIKEYDNVQNTELSQKFITDEKTSVFGNYRALDKQKLENASDAEIETITEVQHQSKKEALQYIVIFPILMFISYMALILYFKKKGGYAAVALTTHDDN; translated from the coding sequence ATGAATAATCAAACTGCTTCCGCGCCAGATAGGCTGTTGTTTTTAACGTGTTTTGTTGCATTGGTAACCACAGCTTTTGGATTTATCCTTCGGGCTATCGTTTTACCGCAATGGGGTATAGATTTTAATTTGACCCAGACCCAATTAGGGGAAATTTCAGGAGTTGGTCTCTGGCCCTTTGCCATTAGTATTGTCCTTTTTAGTCTTGTGGTCGATAAGATAGGCTATAAAACTTCCTTAGGTTTTGCATTTGTATGCCATGTTGCCTCGGTAATTCTTACCGTTACCGCTACGGGCTATAGCTCGTTGTATCTGGCCACTTTTATAGGGGCCATAGGCAATGGCGTTGTAGAGGCTGTTGTAAATCCAGTGGTAGCAACCATGTTTGCCAAAGAAAAAACCAAGTGGTTAAATATGCTGCATGCCGGTTGGCCGGGAGGTTTGGTATTAGGAGGTGTTTTTGCCTTAATAATGGGTGCAGAAATGGATTGGGAGTATAAAATTGCCCTTACATTGATACCGACCTTGATCTATGGTGTGATGATGTTGCGTCGCAAGTTCCCTGTGAATGAACGTGTCCAGGCAGGTGTTTCCTATAAAGAAATGTTGCAGGAAGTTGGAGCCGCTGGTGCGCTTATTATTGTATCCATAGTGGTGTTTCAATTAGGGGAAGTATTTGGCTGGACCCTTTGGTTGAATGTGATCATTATCTTGCTGATTACCGTGTTATTTGGACTCTATACACGAAGTTTCGGCCAGCCATTGTTTGTGATACTTTTGTTGATCATGATACCGTTGGCGGTAACCGAACTCGGTACGGATAGCTGGATTACGGATTTAATGACGCCGGCAATGACCAAAATAGGGCTACAAGCTGGATGGGTGCTGGTGTATACCTCTGCAATTATGTTTGTGCTGCGTTTGTTTGCCGGGCCCATTATCCATAAGGTGTCACCACTCGGATTATTGGCCATTTGTTCATTGGTGGCTGCGGTAGGGCTATTTTTCCTTTCCCAATCAGTTGGTGTAATGATATTGGTTGCTGCTACCATTTACGGATTCGGTAAAGCCTTTTTCTGGCCCACCATGCTTGGTGTGGTCGCAGAACGTTTTCCAAAGGGTGGAGCTTTGACCCTCAATATTATTGGTGGATTGGGCATGATTGCCGCAGGCGTAATTGGAGCGGGAATTATTGGATTTATTCAAGATAGCTCTATTGAAAAAGGAATCAAAGAATATGACAATGTCCAAAATACCGAATTGAGCCAGAAATTTATTACCGATGAAAAAACTAGTGTTTTTGGTAATTATCGGGCCTTGGACAAACAAAAGTTGGAGAATGCATCCGATGCTGAAATTGAAACCATAACAGAGGTTCAGCATCAGTCTAAAAAGGAAGCGTTGCAGTACATTGTTATTTTCCCGATTTTAATGTTTATCAGCTATATGGCGCTTATCCTGTATTTCAAAAAGAAAGGGGGCTATGCTGCCGTAGCACTGACGACGCATGATGATAATTGA